A section of the Clostridium felsineum DSM 794 genome encodes:
- a CDS encoding glycosyltransferase, translating to MNSYPKVSFIIVNYNGLQHLKNCFSELKNLAYPSDKIEYIVVDNGSKDGSVEFLKKNYPAVKIIRNDSNEGFAKPNDDAAKIAEGEYLALINNDMKLDKNWLNDMFETLQNCNDDSYVCVGSKILNWDGSKLDFAGGSVSFAGYGYQYDYGMDIKDANKKYNEDRDILFACGGSMLIKKDVFLEIGGFDKDYFAYYEDVDLGWRLWVLGYKVKFCSKAICYHRHNGTSKKFNQHKMKTLFERNALYTIYKNYSSDNFDVVLCNLLLMIQRIQMDLKLDEEIFDITNTEDAFFEIDSDEKNFSSLVAINDLTNNLQRLNEKRQYIQKNRKVKDTDLKELIPNPLMPFPVEYYHDYKYLDKFQKLLNTYNIEEKLDAKFKRKILLISNEPIAKKMAGPGIRYWEFAKELGKYNEVFLAIPNENEIDTSELNIEMVSYEPGKADNLIRSAYESDIIIIQGLILEIIPELKDICSEKILIVDIYDPFVIEILETYKNKSIKNRVEANNLNLKIQLEQLELGDYFICANDKQMDYWIGMLSALNKVNPYEYDLSYKLDKLIDLVPFGVSNDEPVNSKKMMKDKIPNLKDTDKVLIWGGGIWNWFDPITLIKAIKEISKERDDIKLFFLGVKHPNPGVPEMEMCNNAIKLAEDLDLKDKYVFFNMDWVEYNDRQNFLMESFAGVSCHLDNLETRFSFRTRILDYFWAKLPIIATEGDYFAELIERDGLGVVVKYGDAISLKDGILRLVTDEGFYETCKENIAKIREEYRWKEVMKPLIEFCNNPIKKKKVNVDSNRNLIVDISQERQTSNVGQLTKERKIGQKFICRYPNLAAIDIKIATYGRKNDHKIKFYLYEESSNNIIIEESLDAVAFSDNSWISIKFKKPIMNSQNRTFKFILDADTDDYTNCITVWKNDGEDEEDLNDYLGCIVENGKELKGSLLFKTKCIYKVNPIDKDRCIVLDEDETSYVPDISEEILSAEGNQTELNSLILKKIGEMHSLNKKISSLQNSLGEVKVNVNELESHVGKLDRNLSRIKNLNIFRIFRKILRK from the coding sequence TTGAATAGTTATCCTAAAGTAAGTTTTATAATTGTAAATTATAATGGATTGCAGCATCTTAAAAATTGTTTTAGTGAACTTAAAAATCTAGCATATCCAAGTGATAAAATTGAATACATAGTTGTAGACAATGGTTCAAAAGATGGATCAGTGGAATTTTTAAAGAAAAATTATCCCGCAGTTAAAATTATAAGAAATGATTCTAATGAGGGATTTGCAAAACCTAATGATGATGCAGCTAAAATAGCTGAAGGAGAGTATTTAGCATTAATTAATAATGACATGAAATTAGACAAAAATTGGCTTAATGATATGTTTGAAACTCTTCAAAATTGCAATGATGACAGCTATGTGTGTGTAGGAAGTAAGATATTAAATTGGGATGGATCTAAGCTGGATTTTGCGGGTGGAAGCGTAAGTTTTGCTGGATATGGTTATCAATACGATTATGGTATGGATATTAAAGACGCAAATAAGAAGTATAATGAAGATAGAGACATACTTTTTGCTTGCGGTGGATCTATGCTAATAAAGAAGGATGTATTTTTAGAAATAGGCGGATTTGATAAAGATTACTTTGCTTATTATGAAGATGTTGATCTTGGATGGAGATTATGGGTTTTAGGATATAAGGTTAAATTTTGTTCTAAGGCTATATGCTATCATAGACATAATGGAACATCTAAAAAATTCAATCAGCATAAAATGAAAACTTTATTTGAAAGAAATGCATTGTATACAATATATAAAAATTATTCAAGTGACAATTTTGATGTTGTTTTATGCAATTTACTTTTAATGATTCAAAGAATACAGATGGATTTGAAATTAGATGAAGAAATTTTTGATATAACAAATACTGAGGATGCTTTTTTTGAAATTGATTCTGATGAAAAGAATTTCTCTTCCCTAGTTGCTATAAATGACCTTACAAATAATTTGCAAAGACTTAATGAGAAAAGACAGTATATACAAAAGAATAGAAAGGTCAAGGATACTGATTTAAAAGAGTTAATACCGAATCCATTGATGCCATTTCCTGTGGAATACTATCATGATTATAAGTACTTAGATAAGTTTCAAAAATTATTAAATACATATAATATTGAAGAAAAGTTAGATGCTAAGTTTAAGAGAAAGATTTTACTTATATCTAACGAGCCGATAGCTAAAAAGATGGCTGGACCAGGTATAAGATATTGGGAGTTTGCTAAGGAATTGGGCAAATATAATGAAGTATTTTTAGCAATACCTAATGAAAATGAAATAGATACCTCTGAACTTAATATTGAAATGGTATCATACGAACCTGGAAAGGCTGATAATCTTATAAGATCAGCATATGAAAGCGACATAATAATAATTCAAGGACTAATACTTGAAATAATACCTGAACTTAAAGATATATGTTCCGAGAAGATACTTATAGTTGATATATATGATCCTTTTGTTATAGAAATTTTAGAAACCTACAAAAATAAAAGTATAAAAAATAGAGTTGAAGCAAATAATTTAAATTTGAAGATACAATTAGAGCAACTTGAATTAGGAGACTATTTCATATGTGCTAATGATAAACAGATGGATTATTGGATAGGAATGCTTTCGGCTTTAAATAAGGTAAATCCTTACGAATATGACTTGTCATATAAGCTTGATAAACTTATTGATTTGGTTCCATTTGGTGTTAGTAATGATGAACCTGTAAATAGCAAAAAAATGATGAAGGATAAAATACCTAATCTAAAAGATACAGATAAGGTGCTTATATGGGGTGGAGGTATATGGAATTGGTTTGATCCAATTACATTGATTAAGGCAATAAAAGAAATATCTAAAGAAAGAGATGATATTAAATTATTTTTCTTAGGCGTTAAACATCCTAATCCTGGAGTGCCAGAAATGGAAATGTGTAATAATGCTATAAAATTGGCTGAAGATTTGGATTTAAAGGATAAATACGTATTTTTTAATATGGATTGGGTTGAATATAATGACAGACAAAATTTTCTTATGGAATCTTTTGCAGGAGTTAGTTGTCATTTAGATAATCTTGAAACTAGATTTTCATTTAGAACTAGAATATTAGATTATTTTTGGGCTAAGCTTCCTATAATAGCTACAGAAGGTGACTATTTTGCAGAACTTATAGAAAGAGATGGCTTAGGAGTTGTTGTGAAATATGGAGATGCAATTAGCTTAAAGGATGGTATATTGAGATTAGTTACAGATGAAGGCTTTTATGAAACTTGTAAGGAAAATATAGCTAAAATAAGAGAAGAATATAGATGGAAAGAAGTAATGAAGCCTTTAATAGAATTCTGTAATAATCCAATAAAGAAGAAAAAAGTTAATGTGGATTCAAATAGAAATCTTATTGTTGATATTTCCCAGGAAAGACAAACATCCAATGTGGGACAGTTAACCAAAGAAAGAAAGATTGGTCAGAAATTTATATGTAGATATCCAAATTTAGCGGCTATTGATATAAAAATTGCAACTTATGGTAGGAAAAATGATCATAAAATAAAGTTTTATTTGTATGAAGAAAGTTCAAATAATATAATAATTGAGGAAAGTCTAGATGCAGTTGCTTTTTCAGATAATTCATGGATAAGTATAAAATTCAAGAAGCCTATAATGAATTCTCAAAATAGGACTTTTAAATTCATATTAGATGCAGATACAGATGATTATACTAATTGTATAACTGTATGGAAAAATGATGGAGAAGACGAAGAAGATTTAAATGATTATTTAGGCTGTATAGTTGAAAATGGAAAAGAACTCAAGGGAAGTTTACTTTTTAAAACAAAATGTATATATAAGGTTAATCCTATAGATAAAGATAGATGTATTGTACTTGATGAAGACGAAACTTCTTATGTTCCTGATATTTCAGAAGAAATTCTTTCAGCTGAGGGAAATCAAACAGAGTTAAATAGTTTGATTCTTAAAAAAATAGGAGAGATGCATTCTTTAAATAAAAAGATATCAAGTCTACAAAATTCTTTAGGAGAAGTAAAAGTAAATGTAAATGAACTTGAAAGCCACGTAGGTAAGTTGGATAGAAATCTTAGTAGAATTAAGAATTTAAATATATTTAGAATATTTAGGAA